From Plasmodium brasilianum strain Bolivian I chromosome 5, whole genome shotgun sequence, the proteins below share one genomic window:
- a CDS encoding small heat shock protein HSP20 yields MSCLCAGCGDKGEIKVVPDHRVDIKEIQSIPKKKNTLVNPNTVLEIEPDKNMKKQITFRPKVDIMYDSETCQAILVLDIPGFKIEDIDVEIGEGMLTIAGPRSQTELFETYGDNLILHAKEREVGYFKRIFKLPHNILDDTAKAVYKNGILEIKMECKQFSYMHKVEISQG; encoded by the exons ATGAGTTGTTTATGTGCTGGTTGCGGTGACAAGGGTGAGATAAAGGTAGTCCCCGACCATAGAGTGGATATT AAGGAAATACAGTCTATTcctaaaaagaagaatacgTTAGTTAACCCTAACACCGTTTTGGAAATAGAACCTGAtaagaatatgaaaaagcAAATAACGTTTAGACCAAAAGTTGATATAATGTATGACTCTGAAACCTGTCAAGCGATCTTAGTTTTAGACATACCAGGATTTAAAATTGAAGATATAGATGTAGAAATAGGAGAAGGAATGTTAACGATTGCAGGACCGAGATCTCAAACAGAATTATTTGAAACTTATGGTGACAATTTAATTCTGCATGCAAAAGAAAGAGAAGTgggatattttaaaagaattttcaAATTGCCCCACAACATACTGGATGATACAGCTAAGGCCGTGTACAAAAACG GAATTTTGGAGATAAAAATGGAGTGTAAGCAATTCTCGTACATGCACAAGGTGGAAATAAGTCAAGGTTAA
- a CDS encoding EF-hand calcium-binding domain-containing protein: MQRGIHQVCLQSLRGKGSISSVRNNLWNGNILSNRMLLSSSSSSCRSSGSSKYGGSLNGAIFCESKRYITRYWAEYTKKKIHDSKINEWREQFAILDEYNDKDLMIWRDSFNKMDKDKDNFISHADLQKSDWSLEKYTLFQNYDMDKNNLIDFGEYIQAVIDIDTQYFKNFFQGFSKIDIELEFQKYAITEKENNKKVIPLTKLMQMLKDKEFTCVTETDSLKLFNAMDLNNDGSIDFEDFLGGKDILFNVHDNS, from the exons ATGCAAAGAGGTATACATCAAGTTTGTTTACAGTCTTTAAGGGGGAAAGGATCAATCAGTAGTGTACGAAACAATCTTTGGAATGGCAACATCTTGAGTAACCGTATGTTATTAAGCTCAAGTAGTAGCAGCTGTAGAAGTAGTGGTAGTAGTAAGTATGGTGGCTCGCTGAATGGTGCAATTTTTTGTGAAAGCAAGAGATACATAACTAGATATTGGGCAGAATAcactaaaaagaaaattcatGATTCCAAGATAAATGAATGGAGGGAACAATTTGCCATATTAGATGAATATAATGACAAGGATTTAATGATATGGAGGGATTCATTTAATAAGATGGACAAGGATAAGgataattttatatcacATGCAGACTTACAAAAGAGTGATTGGagtttagaaaaatatacactCTTTCAAAATTATGACATGGACAAAAATAATCTCATCGATTTTGGTGAATACATACAGGCAGTTATTGACATAGATAcacaatattttaaaaatttttttcaaggTTTTAGCAAAATTGATATTGAGTTGGAGTTTCAAAAGTATGCCA TTactgaaaaggaaaataacaaaaaggtAATACCCCTAACAAAACTAATGCAGATGCTAAAGGATAAGGAATTTACATGCGTAACTGAAACAGATTCACTGAAGTTGTTTAATGCAATGGACCTGAACAACGACGGCTCCATAGATTTTGAGGACTTTCTTGGG GGAAAagacattttatttaatgtccatgataattcataa
- a CDS encoding tRNA modification GTPase, with protein MCNAFEKVNVLIVGCGGLGNEVIKNLIYMNIKNMSIIDYDTIEVSNLHRQLFFTNKDIGEYKVDVISKRINEKYKDIFIHSYKKNIEFFDAPFFEKFDFIIGCLDNISSRLYINNLIFNLKKKEIIYIDGGVEGFKGSIKIVNTRNNFACLQCTVENYANVNTTAMATITTAINSNNSNNSNSYSYSSNNIKDTFPVCSIINKPKTPEDCILYVMNISFEKIKKEKFDVNNENHIIWVFEEAKKRARHFHIDDVSYSLTEQVVRNSIPTIVSTIMVIASLITSKLYYFVLMSEMGSSNSLGSIHSYTHNYSDILYVGDRGFYLYYYKIYKNPHCVMCNKKRVYFTFKKTDTLNKLVQLIREKYNSDKINISSDSSILFLTSKYISGKTYEQKLNSTFQQLIDKGEITQRGCLNIQTEKFNFLLFLDFKNKLRLGTLHVGPYQLLHGVQMEKVSLNICNDNKAPRCKNDEKKKNNNINNNNSNNAFFYFPVKGFYNYKRRTLLTKKGEGTGIKRENNFVLIYNKNSKSNDKDRIETFPLFYSNTAQCVEEKKVRRSFLYFTANVCKDENDVSDDELKREYIDKLLDDKETIYALSSGRTLSAIAVIRISGSLSKIILEILLHKNSKNSPLYFVKNVEEDKLDCAVYDGTNRENKINIKNKVNIKNKVYIKKKSEYNLKEIIKLKRNLEVRKMYCAQLYNNDNHIIDQIMFSYFKGPSSYTGEDVVEIYCHGNPLIIKEILNEIENLNELFYNIVRDERDHYYSYEGTEGCYYRSDRNNKIHDQQSELYDNLHDFNDFIKIRESKKGEFTRRAFENNKMDFLQVEGLSELLFCTQGVQKRIALNYLTGYAKKVYVKLRRNIKELLVYTQFKIDFEEEHICLEKEKKDISKFINEKVNDVIINIKSILNKDNVEDLSTKSVDILLFGNVNAGKSTLMNFICNNNISIVTNIKGTTIDIVQKNVKISENYYNFCDSAGVVIKKRKKGETDDQHKSTKGRMTSNKHKILERIGIKKTISYLKKCACAFILLNINNYSEELKNAISILNKNFGHIVYINGERTIPYFFLCINKCDLKNSDLFRTIRRDVKRTLITCLHKYILKKFHKQIFFISSKKGVNVDKLLYCLNKTLMKRRAEITFGAGREQKKKKKEQRGKEKDKDEDEDKGEGNNNIDTNKSEPAFLPFERHKIYLQKALNHLLFIKKSKRFLTFDIIAEEIKLAVHSLNHIIGKFKSEQILNEILESFCIGK; from the exons ATGTGTAATGCATTTGAAAAGGTAAATGTGTTAATTGTGGGTTGCGGTGGTTTAGGTAATGAagtgataaaaaatttaatatacatgaacataaaaaatatgtctaTCATTGATTATGACACAATTGAAGTAAGTAATTTACATAGACAACTATTCTTCACAAATAAAGATATAGGTGAATATAAAGTGGATGTAATAAGTAAgagaataaatgaaaaatataaagatattttCATACATAGCTATAAGAAAAACATTGAATTTTTTGATGCccctttttttgaaaaattcgATTTTATTATTGGCTGTTTAGATAATATAAGCAGTAGgttgtatattaataatttaatttttaatttaaaaaaaaaagaaattatttacatagaTGGAGGTGTAGAAGGATTTAAGGGTAGTATAAAAATCGTCAACACGAGAAATAATTTTGCATGTCTGCAGTGCACTGTCGAAAATTACGCAAACGTGAATACTACTGCTATGgctactattactactgctattaatagtaataacagtaataatagtaatagttaTAGTtacagtagtaataatattaaggaTACCTTTCCAGTCTGttctattattaataaaccCAAAACACCCGAAgattgtattttatatgtaatgaatatttcctttgaaaaaattaaaaaggagaAATTTGATGTCAATAATGAAAACCATATAATATGGGTGTTTGAAGAGGCAAAGAAAAGGGCACGTCACTTTCACATTGATGATGTTTCCTATTCCTTAACGGAACAGGTAGTAAGAAATTCGATTCCAACGATTGTCAGTACGATTATGGTAATAGCTTCACTGATAACAAGTAAGCTGTACTACTTTGTTCTGATGAGTGAGATGGGGAGCTCTAACAGTTTGGGAAGCATTCACAGTTACACACATAATTATAGTGATATTCTTTACGTAGGAGATAGGGGCTTCTATTTATACTATtacaaaatttacaaaaatccGCATTGTGTCATGTGCAATAAAAAACGggtatattttacttttaagaAAACTGATACTTTAAATAAACTGGTCCAACTGAttagagaaaaatataattctgataaaattaacatttcTTCTGATTCATCCATATTATTCTTAacatcaaaatatattagtggAAAAActtatgaacaaaaattaaatagcACCTTTCAACAATTAATAGATAAAGGGGAGATAACACAAAGGGGATGCTTGAATATTCAAAcggaaaaatttaattttcttttgtttcttgactttaa AAACAAGCTCAGGCTCGGTACACTCCATGTAGGTCCCTACCAGCTGCTTCATGGTGTTCAAATGGAAAAAGTAAG CCTCAACATATGTAATGACAACAAAGCACCAAGGTGTAAAAACGA tgaaaagaaaaaaaacaataacatcaacaacaataacagtaacaatgcttttttttactttccaGTGAAAGGcttttacaattataaaagaagaaCTCTTTTGacaaaaaaaggggaagGAACGGGTATAAAGAGGGAAaacaattttgttttaatatataataagaatagCAAAAGCAATGACAAAGATCGAATAGAaacttttcctttattttatagtaataCCGCACAGTGCGTAGAGGAGAAAAAAGTAAGAAGAAGCTTCTTGTATTTCACGGCCAATGTGTGTAAAGATGAGAATGACGTAAGTGATGACGAGTTAAAAAGAGAGTACATAGATAAACTCCTGGACGACAAAGAAACAATATATGCTCTTAGCTCAGGTAGGACATTAAGCGCAATAGCTGTAATAAGAATTTCGGGTTCATtgagtaaaataattttagaaatattattacacaAAAATTCGAAGAATAGCCccttatattttgtaaaaaatgtgGAAGAAGACAAATTGGACTGCGCAGTGTATGATGGCACAAAtcgggaaaataaaataaatataaaaaataaagtaaatataaaaaataaagtatatataaaaaaaaagagtgaATATAACTTAaaggaaattataaaattaaagagaAACTTAGAAGTGCGAAAAATGTACTGTGCACAACTGTACAACAATGACAATCACATAATTGATCAAATCATGTTCAGCTATTTTAAGGGACCGAGTTCATACACAGGCGAGGATGTAGTAGAGATTTACTGCCATGGGAATCCCTTAATAATTAAGGAAATTCTGAACGAGATAGAAAATTTAAACGAGTTATTTTACAATATCGTGCGTGATGAAAGAGACCACTACTACTCTTACGAAGGTACTGAAGGATGTTACTACAGAAGTGATAGAAATAACAAGATACATGACCAACAGAGTGAGTTGTATGATAATTTACACGATTTTAAtgatttcataaaaataagggAAAGCAAAAAAGGTGAATTTACTCGAAGAGCATTTGAAAACAACAAAATGGATTTCTTACAAGTAGAAGGACTGAGTGAACTATTATTTTGTACACAAGGAGTACAAAAAAGAATAGCtctaaattatttaactGGATATGCAAAGAAGGTTTACGTAAAATtaagaagaaatataaagGAGTTGTTAGTTTACACACAATTCAAAATAGATTTTGAGGAAGAGCATATATgtttagaaaaagaaaaaaaggatataagtaagtttattaatgaaaaagttaatgatgttataataaatattaaaagcaTTTTAAACAAAGATAACGTTGAAGATTTAAGTACAAAATCTGTGGACATCTTACTATTCGGAAATGTTAATGCAGGGAAGAGTACCTTAATGAACTTTATttgcaataataatatatctataGTTACAAACATAAAAGGGACAACCATAGACATTGTACAAAAGAATGTTAAGATATCTGAAAActactataatttttgtgATTCAGCTGGtgttgttataaaaaaaagaaaaaagggagAAACAGATGATCAACATAAAAGTACCAAAGGACGCATGACCAGTAATAAGCACAAAATATTAGAACGAATTGGCATTAAAAAAACGATCagctatttaaaaaaatgtgcatgtgcatttattttgctcaatataaataactattcagaagaattaaaaaatgccatttcaattttaaataaaaattttggtCATATAGTGTACATAAATGGAGAAAGAACaattccatatttttttctatgcataaataaatgtgaTTTGAAAAATTCTGACCTGTTCAGGACAATAAGAAGGGATGTAAAGAGGACACTCATCACATGcttacacaaatatattttaaaaaaatttcataaacaaatttttttcatttcgtcCAAAAAGGGGGTGAATGTGGACAAATTGCTATACTGTTTAAACAAAACACTGATGAAGAGAAGGGCTGAGATAACTTTTGGTGCGGGAagggaacaaaaaaaaaaaaaaaaagaacagagGGGTAAGGAAAAAGATAAGGACGAAGATGAAGATAAAGGTgaaggaaataataatatagacACAAACAAAAGCGAGCCTGCCTTCTTGCCCTTTGAAAgacataaaatttatttacaaaagGCACTGAACCATTTGctctttataaaaaagagtaaaagGTTCCTTACATTTGATATCATAGCGGAAGAAATCAAGCTAGCCGTCCACTCGTTGAATCATATTATTGGAAAATTCAAAAGTGAGCAAATTCTAAACGAAATTCTTGAGAGTTTTTGCATTGGAAAATAG
- a CDS encoding trafficking protein particle complex subunit 2-like protein — protein MSIKSICYLGENDEILFFYSTEERDEITSRFAIYSTLNNIKKLVESNERKGSEKKYDPYLGYVGVNLSLFSSYKNYAYVIKIINFKIILTIDDNKNKYTDDIIKSIFIKLHKIYADAVCNPFYVERLENDSFLKRISK, from the exons ATGTCcataaaaagtatatgcTACTTAGgagaaaatgatgaaatactatttttttattccacgGAAGAACGAGATGAAATAACGTCGCGGTTTGCTATCTATTCAACGTTgaacaatattaaaaaattag TTGAGTCAAATGAAAGGAAGGGCAGCGAAAAGAAGTATGACCCATATCTAGGATATGTTGGAGTTAACCTTTCTCTGTTcagttcatataaaaattacgcTTATGTAATTAAAATCATAAATTTTAAGATTATATTAACCAtagatgataataaaaataagtacactgatgatattattaaatcG ATATTCATAAAACTGCACAAAATTTATGCTGACGCGGTTTGCAATCCATTTTATGTGGAACGTTTAGAGAATGACTCCTTTTTGAAAAGAATTAGTAAATAA
- a CDS encoding meiotic recombination protein DMC1, whose product MATLPASKSTSKVAITAEIEQEALKEQQFQEIEKLQDLGINAADINKLKGSGYCTILSLIQTTKKELCNVKGISEAKVDKILEVASKIENCSSFITANQLVQKRSKVLKITTGSTTLDQTLGGGIESMSITELFGENRCGKTQICHTLAVTAQLPKNVSGGNGKVCYIDTEGTFRPEKICKIAERYGVNGEDVLDNILYARAFTHEHLYHLLAISAAKMCEEPFALLVVDSIISLFRVDFSGRGELSERQQKLNKTMSILSKLGEQFNIAIVITNQVMSDPGATMTFIANPMKPVGGHVIGHASTIRLSLRKGKGDQRVCKVYDAPNLPEIECIFQLSDSGIIDATD is encoded by the exons ATGGCTACTCTACCTGCTAGCAAGTCAACTAGTAAGGTTGCTATAACAGCTGAAATAGAACAAGAAGCCTTAAAGGAACAACAGTTTCAAGAAATT GAGAAATTACAAGATTTAGGTATCAACGCAGCAgacattaataaattaaagggAAGCGGATACTGCACAATATTATCTTTAATTCAAACAACTAAAAAGGAATTATGTAATGTCAAAGGGATATCTGAAGCTAAAGTAGACAAGATATTAGAAGTGGCATCCAAAATTGAAAACTGTTCAAGTTTTATTACAGCTAATCAACTGGTccaaaaaagaagtaaagttttaaaaattacaacaGGCAGTACAACTCTCGACCAAACTTTGGGTGGTGGAATTGAAAGCATGTCCATTACAGAACTCTTCGGGGAAAATCGATGTGGGAAAACTCAAATTTGTCATACATTAGCTGTTACGGCGCAGCTACCCAAAAATGTTAGCGGCGGGAACGGAAAG GTGTGCTACATTGATACGGAAGGAACATTTAGACCcgaaaaaatatgcaaaatagCAGAAAGATATGGAGTGAATGGTGAAGATGTGCTAGACAATATACTGTATGCCCGAGCTTTTACACATGAACACTTGTATCATTTACTGGCTATATCAGCAGCAAAa ATGTGCGAAGAACCTTTTGCCTTGCTGGTTGTTGATTCCAtcatttctctttttcgAGTTGATTTCAGTGGAAGAG GTGAACTGTCTGAAAGACAACAGaagttaaataaaacaatgtCCATTTTATCTAAGCTCGGAGAACAATTTAACATAGCCATTGTAATAACAAACCAAGTAATGTCTGATCCAGGTGCCACTATGACATTTATTGCTAATCCAATGAAGCCAG TTGGGGGTCATGTCATTGGGCACGCCTCTACGATCAGACTATCACTAAGAAAGGGAAAAGGAGATCAAAGGGTTTGCAAAGTTTACGATGCACCAAACCTTCCAGAAATTGAATGCATTTTTCAACT GTCAGACAGCGGTATTATTGACGCAACGGATTAG
- a CDS encoding chaperone protein ClpB1 → MRSKDSKHFFGCFFIIGITFIWDVLNSKRINVFLNRQNNICSTAKSGSLNIFNKRDRAFIGNPLKNDDTFLQEKRKLYKSKLKENINENSRNGRNGRNGRNDRNGRNNKLLYLNRGRLNYSMNNRGMDQCYVEERITGSTVNGISSKWSSHNNSSNSSGCTHSRNKQFTLHMSDEEYTINSDDYTEKAWEAISSLNKIGEKYDSAYVEAEMLLLALLNDSADGLAQRILKESGIDTELLIHDIDEYLKKQPKMPSGFGEQKILGRTLQTVLSTSKRLKKEFNDEYISIEHLLLSIISEDSKFTRPWLLKYNVNYEKVKKAVEKIRGKKKVTSKTPEMTYQALEKYSRDLTALARAGKLDPVIGRDNEIRRAIQILSRRTKNNPILLGDPGVGKTAIVEGLAIKIVQGDVPDSLKGRKLVSLDMSSLIAGAKYRGDFEERLKSILKEVQDAEGQVVMFIDEIHTVVGAGAVAEGALDAGNILKPMLARGELRCIGATTVSEYRQFIEKDKALERRFQQILVEQPNVDETISILRGLKERYEVHHGVRILDSALIQAAVLSDRYISYRFLPDKAIDLIDEAASNLKIQLSSKPIQLDNIEKQLIQLEMEKISILGDKQRNMFNYSDTTTIRGTTAGSSVSSDASSGSSDDGGSPFDYSQSPNFLKKRINEKEINRLKMIDRIMSELRKEQKKILDSWSSEKSYVDNIRAIKERIDVVKIEIEKAERYFDLNRAAELRFETLPDLEKQLKKAEENYLNDIPEKNRILKDEVTSEDIMNIVSISTGIRLNKLLKSEKEKIINLEQELHKQIIGQDDAVRIVAKAVQRSRVGMNNPKKPIASLMFLGPTGVGKTELSKVLADVLFDTPEAVIHFDMSEYMEKHSISKLIGAAPGYVGYEQGGLLTDAVRKKPYSIILFDEIEKAHPDVYNLLLRVIDEGKLSDTKGNVANFRNTIIIFTSNLGSQSILELANDPNKKEKIKEQVMKSVRETFRPEFYNRIDDHVIFDSLSKKELKEIANIEIKKVANRLFDKNFKITIDDAVFSYIVDKAYDPSFGARPLKRVIQSEIETEIAIRILNETFVENDIIHVSLKDQKLHFTKG, encoded by the coding sequence ATGCGCAGTAAAGACAGCAAACACTTTTTTGGTTGTTTCTTTATAATTGGTATTACTTTCATATGGGATGTATTAAATAGTAAAAGAATAAACGTATTTTTGAATAGAcagaataatatttgtaGTACTGCAAAAAGTGGAAgcttaaatatattcaacaAAAGAGATAGAGCGTTCATTGGTAATCCGctaaaaaatgatgatacTTTTTTACAAGAAAAGAGAAAGCTTTATAAATCCAAACTGAAAGAGAATATCAACGAAAATAGTAGGAATGGCAGGAATGGTAGGAATGGTAGGAATGATAGGAATGGTAGGAATAATAAACTATTATATTTGAATAGAGGGAGGTTGAACTATTCAATGAATAACAGGGGTATGGATCAGTGCTACGTGGAAGAGAGAATAACAGGAAGTACTGTTAACGGGATTAGTTCAAAATGGTCTAGtcataataatagcagtaacaGTAGTGGGTGTACACATAGCAGAAACAAACAGTTTACTCTTCATATGAGCGATGAAGAGTATACGATAAACTCAGATGACTACACGGAAAAGGCTTGGGAAGCAATTAgttctttaaataaaatagggGAAAAGTATGACTCAGCATATGTAGAAGCAGAAATGTTATTACTAGCTCTACTAAATGATTCTGCGGATGGTTTAGCTCAAAGAATATTAAAGGAAAGTGGTATAGATACagaattattaatacatGATATtgatgaatatttaaaaaagcaaCCCAAAATGCCAAGTGGTTTTGGGGAACAGAAAATTTTGGGAAGAACACTTCAAACAGTTTTAAGTACAAgtaaaagattaaaaaaagaatttaatgacgaatatatatctattgaGCATCTACTATTAAGTATAATTTCGGAAGATTCAAAATTTACTAGACCATggttattaaaatataatgtcaattatgaaaaagtgaaaaaagcggtagaaaaaattagagggaaaaaaaaggtaacaTCTAAAACTCCAGAAATGACTTATCAAgctttagaaaaatatagtagAGACTTAACAGCATTAGCTAGAGCTGGGAAGTTAGATCCTGTCATAGGTCGAGATAATGAAATTAGAAGAGCAATTCAAATATTGTCaagaagaacaaaaaataatccTATATTGTTAGGTGATCCAGGTGTTGGTAAAACTGCTATAGTTGAAGGTCTAGCTATAAAAATAGTTCAAGGAGATGTACCTGATTCTTTGAAAGGAAGAAAATTAGTTTCTCTAGATATGTCATCGCTTATAGCTGGTGCAAAATATAGAGGAGATTTTGAAGAACGATTAAAATCCATTTTAAAAGAAGTGCAAGATGCTGAAGGACAAGTTGTTATGTTTATTGATGAAATACATACTGTTGTAGGAGCTGGAGCAGTTGCAGAAGGTGCTCTAGATGCAGGGAATATTTTAAAGCCAATGTTAGCTAGAGGAGAGTTAAGATGTATTGGTGCTACTACTGTTAGTGAATATAGACaatttatagaaaaagaCAAAGCACTCGAAAGAAGATTTCAACAAATACTTGTAGAACAACCAAATGTAGATGAAACTATTAGTATATTAAGAGGATTAAAAGAAAGATATGAAGTTCATCATGGAGTACGGATACTAGATTCTGCACTTATACAAGCTGCTGTATTATCTGATCGTTATATAAGCTATAGGTTCTTACCTGACAAAGCAATTGATCTTATAGATGAGGCAGCCTCCAATTTGAAAATACAACTATCAAGCAAACCGATACAACTGGATAATATTGAAAAGCAGTTAATACAATTAGAGATGGaaaaaatttcaatattAGGGGATAAGCAGAGGAACATGTTCAACTACTCCGACACGACCACCATCAGGGGGACCACCGCGGGAAGCAGCGTTAGTAGCGATGCTAGTAGTGGTTCGAGTGATGATGGGGGCAGCCCATTTGACTATTCTCAAAGCCcaaatttcttaaaaaagcGAATCAACGAAAAGGAAATTAATAGGTTGAAGATGATAGACAGAATCATGAGTGAACTAAGAAAGGagcaaaagaaaattttagatTCTTGGAGTAGTGAAAAAAGTTACGTAGATAACATACGAGcaataaaagaaagaatagatgtagtaaaaatagaaatagaaaagGCAGAACGATATTTTGATTTAAATAGAGCAGCAGAATTAAGATTTGAAACATTACCTGACTTAGAAAAACAATTGAAAAAAGCAGAAGAGAATTATCTAAACGATATaccagaaaaaaatagaatactTAAGGACGAAGTGACAAGTGAAGATATTATGAACATTGTTAGTATATCTACTGGTATAcgattaaataaattattaaaatctgagaaggaaaaaattataaatctAGAACAAGAATTacataaacaaattattgGACAAGATGATGCTGTTAGGATTGTAGCAAAAGCAGTTCAAAGATCTAGAGTTGGTATGAATAATCCTAAAAAACCAATTGCATCTTTAATGTTTTTAGGTCCAACAGGTGTAGGAAAGACAGAGCTATCAAAAGTTTTAGCCGATGTTTTATTTGATACACCAGAAGCGGTAATACATTTTGACATGTCcgaatatatggaaaaacaTTCTATTAGTAAATTAATAGGAGCAGCTCCAGGTTATGTAGGATATGAACAAGGTGGGCTCTTAACAGATGCTGTTCGAAAGAAACCATATTcaattattctttttgatGAAATTGAAAAAGCACATCCAgatgtttataatttattacttcGTGTTATAGATGAAGGCAAATTATCAGACACTAAGGGCAATGTAGCAAATTTTAGAAataccattattatttttacatcgAACTTAGGTAGTCAAAGTATTTTAGAATTGGCTAATGAtccaaataaaaaggaaaaaattaaagaacaGGTTATGAAGTCAGTCAGAGAAACATTCAGACCAGAATTCTACAATCGAATTGATGATCATGTTATATTTGACAgtttatcaaaaaaagaattaaaagaaattgcaaatatagaaattaaaaaagtagcTAATAGGttatttgataaaaattttaaaattactatTGATGATGCAGTCTTTTCTTATATAGTTGACAAAGCATATGACCCCTCCTTCGGTGCAAGACCGTTAAAAAGAGTTATCCAATCAGAAATTGAAACTGAAATTGCCATCAGAATTCTTAATGAAACTTTCGTTGAGAACGATATTATTCATGTGTCTCTAAAGGATCAAAAATTGCACTTCACAAAGGGTTAG
- a CDS encoding adenylate kinase 2, producing MVNAKMLSKGTKKIYILNGAPGSGKDTQCRLLSKKYNFKIITISELLKEHLKDSKERIRDSSSSDQCVKELTEQEKRDLEYIQKSFTDGSFVPDDIVIGIFLKQLEKYTLGEEECEGIIINGFPRTYEQALLFKKNNIEITNFINMSVSKECLLERVNNRIRDPITNVNYNIKIIELIKKKRKNIKLHTEEELLLTSQNEDYKNINDEILMRLKRRADDNESTFNKRYDLYLQNEKKIISLFFHVCKNIDGEKSIEGIFEQICAIIDQTILHKRGNEGTKK from the coding sequence ATGGTAAACGCAAAAATGTTAAGCAagggaacaaaaaaaatatatattctgaaTGGGGCACCGGGGTCAGGAAAAGACACTCAATGTAGGTTACtttccaaaaaatataatttcaaaataattacaataagTGAATTGTTAAAAGAACATTTAAAAGATAGTAAAGAAAGAATCAGAGATTCCTCTTCTTCTGATCAATGTGTAAAGGAATTAACAGAGCAAGAAAAAAGAGATTTggaatatatacaaaagtCTTTTACAGATGGTTCGTTCGTTCCCGATGACATAGTCATaggaatttttttgaaacaGCTGGAAAAGTATACCCTTGGTGAAGAAGAATGTGAAGGGATAATAATTAATGGGTTTCCTAGGACATATGAACAagctttattatttaaaaaaaataatattgaaattacaaattttattaacatgtCCGTTAGCAAAGAATGTCTATTGGAAAGAGTGAATAACAGAATAAGAGATCCAATCACAAATGTTAactataacataaaaataattgaattaattaaaaaaaaaaggaaaaacattAAATTACATACAGAAGAGGAATTATTGTTGACGTCTCAAAATGAagattacaaaaatataaatgatgaaATTTTGATGAGGTTAAAAAGAAGAGCAGATGATAACGAGagtacatttaataaaagatatgatttatatttgcaaaatgagaaaaaaattatttccttatttttccATGTGTGCAAAAATATCGACGGGGAAAAATCTATAGAAGGCATTTTTGAGCAAATATGTGCAATTATTGATCAGACAATTTTACATAAGAGGGGTAACGAGGGCACCAAAAAGTGA